The segment TTTTAAGTGTTGTTGTCGTCAGGAGGGATAATGGTAACAGGTACACGGCTTAGAGTAATCAAAGAACAAACAACTAACTGAAAGTTAAGGCGAAAAGATGAGATCTAGTTTTGGATTTAGAGGCCTCAACAGCAGTACCTTTTGCTACAGTGTCAGAAAGAAATCTAGGACTGTGTGTTGTTGCAGATTAAGTGAGAGAGATATGCTTTAGCAGTGCACAGAGCACGCttgcagacacactcacaccatAAGAGGCAGAAAACTTCCAGTTTCGATTTATGACATTTGCATTCCAGTCTTCTGCAGGCCCCATAGGAGAACGAGTTCCTTCAGTAAACCAGTTTGTACACTTGTTTGACCGGTATAGTCACAGTATGGTATTGAGATAGTATAGATGCTTGACATATAGTGAGTCTCTGTCACCTTGCTCTGCTCAAGTCTGTACACTTGAAAGACTCAGTCATCTGTTGAGGTGGTAAACTGTTAGCTCGATGACTGTAGAAGTCCTGAGTCAATATTAGGTTATGATAAAAAGGCGGATTATCAGGGCGTGACCTGAAGTGGTCGACTGGGCGTTGACAAAGATACAGCTCGTAGACACACAAGGGATCTACTGATAATGGCTTTTAAAGGTCATCGTTAACTGTCCCGAGCTTTAGGAACTGACAGAAAGTTTTAATGGACGTTAATGGCGCTTCTTATCTGACCCTTATGTCTTCCAAAAAAGAACAGACATGACCACAGACTTTTActttaagaaaaaacaagatttaGACCATCAAGATTTAGCGGGCCATTGATAAGGAGACAATTATCacaattattgtttttaattgataCATTTATAAGTCATCGTGAAATTAAAGAACAATAATCTtgtaaaacagttttaaaaataacCACATTGTTAAAATTACTAATAAAAACTCTGTTATTGTTGAGATTTCTAAATCATCACACAGCATCATTTTACCAAGcagtttttctctttcctcttcttctttgtttgaatcatgtactttatttaattaatcatttcatACACAGTTTTGTAAATAAATTGAGTAACTGGTGATGATCAATGACTGAAAACCCCTCTTATTCTTCCaatgacacatttaaacatactttaacaggaaaaaaatgcacaagaAAATTTCAGTTTCTCATGGAATTCATTATTAGTATTTCACTATCTCAAACGGGCCACGTGTAATGACTGGGTGACATCTGCTATTCAAAAAGCATTTGAAGCTGCAGACACATAACACACTGACTTCATAAaactccaccacctccacctccacccctgATCTAACGCACACTGCAAATCCCTCTCGTCCGCATGCTGCGATATTTTCATTTCCACCCAGCGTGTTAGGAACGGTCACTGacagctcctcctctgtgttGCAGGCTCGGTGGAGGTTTCTCGCAGGAGTCCCGTGGCCTCCTGGCTCTGTGCCATGCTCTACTGCTTTGGTAGTTACATCCTGGCAGACATCATGCTTGGAAGCAGCCCCATCGACTATTTCCAACACAACAGCCACATCCTGCTGGCCTCAGCTGTCTGGTGAGAAAGTCCTCAGAACAACATTACCCAAACTGGGGAAGAGATGCggctttaaagggacagctcacccccAAATACATCCAtgaaaatacatcaaaacacatatttttcctcctatCTGTAGTGTATTTAtcagtccagattgttttggtgtgagttgctgagtgttggagctTTCGGTTGTAGAGATGTCTACACGTACCAGTGGTATCACCACGCAGGAGAAAGTacgcatctactcatggatgagaggctcgtgctcatgacGGCATCCTGCTTGGCTGAGCTCTAAcgctagctagctcagtggtgctaggtgaggtagcagtagatgcacgcttccttctgtacagtgacacagttggtgggtgtagtttggtttaAAGACAATAGTTCCTtgatgaaactgctcacagcaaggtctgtggattatcttgagtaaccgggtcatgatgtctggaaagagacattgctgttgggttattaaaaaaaaatttatttttttttttgcactttgagcaccgcaagctgagtgccatcttgttccattatattggagagaaggcatctcaacagccgatatctccaacactcagtgactcacaccaaaacaatctggactgcagataagaggaaaaatatgtgtttttgattttggggtgaactgtcacaTGTAAATAGGACTATCAAAACTCATTTTTCATGCTTTTTATCTAACTTAAAAGACTATATATATGATAAAATGATCCCCTGCCAGCCACTGTTTGGAGGTCATTCCCATTATCTTCGTCCAGAGAACAAAATTTTCCTGCTTTTTATGGGTAAAGAAACTTTAAAGACATCTTTAAATGATCAGTTCGATCCAGCCAAACCTCAAAAATGAATTTCCCCCACCAGCTTTATCTATAGAAAattttgttgtcatgttttgaaGGTGTTAGATATCATAACAAACACATAGAATTTAGTCTGCAGGACTCAAAGCAAAAATTACTTCTGAAAAATGCAGCATATCTGCAACACTGTCCCAGTCCCACGGGGTAATCTCCAGACCTCAGTCACACCAGTTTtcattgatttgtttgtttgtaaagcACCTTTTAATACACATACTGTTTGATTTTCACCTTCCCTACCCCTCACTCTAATGTCTTCTTCTCCATTATCTCTCTCAGGTACCTCATCTTTTACTGCCCTCTGAACCTCTTCTATAAATGCGTGGCTTTCCTGCCCGTCAAGCTGGTTTTGGTCGCCCTGAAGGAAGTCGTCCGCACTCGTAAGATTGCTGCAGGTGTTCACCACGCCCACCACGCCTACCACCACGGCTTCTTCATCATGGTCATTACTGGATACGTCAAAGGTCAGTGTCTGGCGATTCCAAAGTGATTTGATACCATTCGTAAATGTGTTTATACTGAATGACTGGACAGCCGGTGTTACAAACTTTGCTTTACATATATAGTTTGTGAGTGATGACAAGCAGATTTATTATGACCATAAACAGCATAGTTCCTGAGGGAGAGCGGTGGAgattgtttctctctctgattTATGCAGTTATCAACTTTTTGGAGATGTTTAGTGACCATATTCTGAAAAAGGAGAAAGTAGTCCTGTAACTATTGATGACTAATAATCTGCTGAATATTTTCTTAATTAGTCGTTTAATTGTTTGGGCAAGATGATCGTATCATATATCTTCCGTCCAACCAACTCTCCAAAACCCGAAGGTATTCAGTCCACAGTCAcattagacaaagaaaaggaaatggggaatgtttggcatttttacatgaaaaatgactttaacACTAAATCAATTACCGAAATTGTTGCCTTTGATTATTTCTCTGTCTATCCCAGAAGAAATTATTTAATGGTACTTGGTGAGCCTGCAGTTTGCTGCTCACTCTGGCAGCAGCTCTCCATGCTGACAGCTGCACTCATGGAGTGACAGAGAGCAATTACACAGCCACCGCATTTCAACATCGGTGAACAGCACATGTGCATGCCAGCGTGCACATGTGATGTCCATTCACAGCTAGTAAATACATGCACTGATGTAACCTGATTGCGCGAGTAATCGAACAATAACCTGTCACTGAATTTTATTTTAGCGGcatttgaaaataatgaaaatatgaGGTATAAAGTCAGTTCAGCTTTGCTTCACTTAAAACTGGAGTCAAGTTCCTTATGTGCAGACACATACTTGACCAGTAAAGCTGATTCTACATCTGATCTGTTGAAATGAAGAAagtggaaagaaagaaagtgtcACAAATGTCtacaaataatgttttaaaagcCCGGTGTTTAAACCCAGAGCTGCTCTGAAATGATGAAGGAGCACATTGGTGAAAAGCTGTGTAGTCATGCTTTATCTGCATGTAGAATACTGTAAACTTTATAATTTACCCCTAAACCACATGTTTCGTCtacatttccactgtgaaactATCCAACAGTAGAGATAGATCCATAGAAAACTATATAAAGGGCTGTCCTGGTCTGGTCTCTGCTACAGTGAGGAGGCCCTGCAGGCGTCCATGTTGAAAATGGGGGAGGAAAGCTGAAGCAGTCACTTGAGACAGACTTGtttgtcctcatttttttccattgtctATTTTTATCTTTGCAGGGTCTGGAGTGGCTCTTATGTCCAATTTTGAGCAGCTGCTGCGCGGTGTGTGGAGGCCCGAGACCAACGAGATCCTCAACATGTCATTGTAAGTCTGAGTTGGGAGACTGCTGCTGATGCAACATGAACTCATCACTGCCTCCTCGAGCACGCAGGTGTTTCTAACCAAACCTCAAAGGCAAAACTAGAACTCAAAAGTTACTGTGACTATAATGGGACACAAAACATGGCCAGCCTTGTTAAGAAACACAGCAGGTTTGTTGAAATCACCATTTGTAGAATTTGAAAATTTTGACTTTGGCGCCCTCCAGTGGTAGATTCAAAGAAGGCAATTTGCCAGCATGTAATGCAGCCAACTTACTCAATGTCATTGTCACATGAAAATCTCTCACCCCTAAAAGAAAAGCTGCCTGGATTTTGTCCTCATGCCAGTGTCTTACAAACTTCATTTGGGAGGTTTGATTAGCCTAAGAGAATGTATTCAACCTACAGAGGAACATTCAAGTTTCAATCCAGGTTCAACTATGCCATTAAACATTTAATCTAAGGTCCATGGTATATAGGATTTAGGGGAAgaaattggcagaaatggaacatagtaaaataataacatttttctttagtgtataatcacctgaaaataagaatcatcgtgtttttgtcaccttagaaCGAGCTGTTTGTATCTAAATAGgcagcaggtccttgtccacagaCCCATCGCCATGTttcaccgccatgtttctgcagtagcccagaacagacaaaccagacactggctgtagatagggccatttgcgttcttgcatcggccaccatagttaacAGTCCCTTAGCGATGAGAGATtcgtaaaaacactgatttatttatatgtgagtgtttagtgtttttatgggtttaaatcactgggccCATTtgagacctctgcagatgattTGGTTTCAAAGCATCCTGAACTTCTGAAtcataagttatcagagaaaaaaagtgagcacagattagcaggtgctagtAGGCGGCCCGtgtctgacatgccaaacagcactggaaaaacactgctttgtaacatgaaactgcttcattcagtgctTTTACCGGTTTCaactggtccatttgttttggaaacagagagacctctgtggataaagGAAAAACCTCCTTAACATCTGCATCAGAAAATAGGTGtgcacacatttgcaggtgctgggcaagcAGGCCATCTGCAATGTGGggaggagaaacactgatttgtagtATGAAATTGCTGCTTTattccatccatctatccatccattttcatccgcttatctggggccagcAGGCCGAggaaagcaccccagacgtccctctccccagcaatgctttccagctcctccttgaggaccccaaggcattcccatgccagatgagatatgtaatctaTCCAGCATATCCTGGGTCTACCTCGGGGCATCCTAcgagtgggacgtgcctggaacacctttAATGGGAGGCGCCAGGAGGCATCCATATCAGATGCccaaccacctcaactgaccccttttgacgcgaaggagcagcggctctactctgagctccctccggatgtccgagctccttaccgtatctctaaggctgagcccagccaccgtTCCGAGGAAACtgattttggctgcttgtatccacgatctcattcttacggtcactacccagagttcatgaccataggtgaaggttgggacgtagatggaccagtaaatcggaagctttgccttccagctcagctacCTCTTCACTGGCACTGCAGACGCCACACCAAACTGCACCAAAccagtgtttttaccaatttTCATCACCTGGTCcgattgttttggagaggaagagacctgtgcggataattcagctcctggtaaaacctCCAGGAGACGTTTCAGCGGTTGTAATTGGCAATCATTGCTAGATACCACTGAATCCCCACAGAGCTTACACCCTGGACCTTGAAATGAAAATGCCAAAATTATCAAATTATAGGCTTTCACACTTTGTGTCATAAATAAGGATATATATTTAACGCTTTAATCTTCCTCTCTATCTCTAAAATATATAATCTAAACCCCATGTCATTCTTATTGTGATCCCTGCTGCAGTCAGATGTTACTGACAGATTCTCTTTTGTCTCCACAGCCCGACCAAAGCCAGTCTGTACGGAGCCATCCTCTTCACCCTGCAGGAGGCTCACTGGCTGCCAGTGGCCAAGAGCACCCTCATCCTCTTCTTCACCCTCTTCATGGCCACAAGCAAAGTAAGATCATGGCTGCTGTGTGAAGTGCAGTCGACACTGTTGCTTTGATGATTTATTCTAAGCCTGATTAATAGAGGATGGCATTCCCCCAGTGTGACGAGAGCAGACCAATCAGAGCTTTGTAGGTGGGAATAAGAATGTCAGTGCTATCTTTCTGCGTAGTAGATTATAcctcaggcccccaggaagtgtgctgggctttgaagccaagtCCATCATGCaatgccactgggcccaaaaagaccttttcccttagacttacattgtgaaagggacgtctgtaaatcagtggataatcTTTTCAAAGTAAGAGAATAACATGCTGAATCCCACAGTTCCCATAATGCAATAGTATCTATCATTAGACCCTCCCTGCCTGGTAAATGTCTACAAACTTCATGTTCCAAGTTTGTAACACAGACTTAACAAAGTTCCTGAAATATTTTTCCCAAGGATGAATGAAACTGATGACATGTAAAATCAGTGAAGTGTCCCTTTATTCATCACAACATTATGCTGCTCTCTTCTAACTGACATCGTCTTCCCTCAGGTTGTGATGACCGCCCGACACTCTCACGGCTCCCCCTTCGCCCTCATTGAGTCCTGGGTTTGCCATCTGCTGTTTGGCTCCCCTCTGGGAGGATCCGAGGAAGACCACCATCACGCTGCCGCCGCCGCCCCATCTTCACCTCTCAAAACCAAGGAGGAGCTGAGCGAAGGCGCCCGCAAGAGGAAGGCAAAGAAAGCCGAGTAGGACGTCGAGCTGAAAACTGCAGCACGGCCTCCACACGAAGGGACCTCCCATTCCTTTCTAGGGAAAGGGGCAGTTTGATGTTCAACCAAATGAGACCCTTTCTATTAGAGCAAAATGGTGCTTTCTGCATTTTACACAGAACGAGGACTCTGTAAATACCACGGCAGACGTTTCACACTTCAGCCCAACCTGGACATTTGAAACCTATTTATTTATGTGCTCGTGAACATCTGTGCTCAACACAGTGGGTTGATCCACGTTTAGGCCTCCGTTACATATCAGTAGCTGTGTTACCGAGTGTCAGTGATTTTCTCTGAGTCCAACAAACCTTATCTCAGTTCagaaagaaatagaaaatgcaaattaatcTGACTCTCAATCAGAAATTCAAATGTGAATAAAGCATTATGTGAAagaacattgctgctttttacATTTCGATGAAGACAACTTCAtgtctttaaataaaatgaagtcaAACACTGTGTCTCAGAggttttaatttccttttcttaTTATGTATGTCTATGTTGACTATTCAGAAGTAATAAATGGGTTTCACGTCATCGTCACTTTAGTTTAGGTCCAGTTTTAGGTAAAGCAGTAAGTATTGggatattaaatataataacaaCATATGAATcgccttctgtctgtactctgtgttcattttgttcGGATATGTGCACATTTTCTTAATGCTTATGGATAGAGAGCAGTACCACAGCAGATTGTGCGGGCACTGTAGTGTTGTTCAAGTTAGATACGACCGTACCCTAGAAATTTTAAAGATAGTGGAACAGATCAAATTGGTAATAttgtgaaaagaattctctgtccacATGTTGTGATGTATTCAATGGCACAGAGCGCCGCCGTCTACAACATTACCTCTGTTACAAGGTACATTTAGACCACCTCCACCGTCGCCATGTTTATTGTGGTCAGAAaattttgactctgccctctagtgccatcgaCTGAATGTATTGATGTCAACATAAAAGGcccatggaagtatgtgggcactTACACCTCATTTCCACGTAGGTATGTGAGTGGTGTCTGTAGATCTGTAAATATACGGATGATGCCTCTtgtgtccaacgcaaggaagtgcatttctttatagATAGATggaaacctgatagaaactacaTGTAGCCGTAGGGGAGAGgttaattttgtctgtttttcgcCATCTagtagtttggaatatgcgCTTGCAATGTTACTGGGACAAAAACAGGATCTGCCAGGTACgtggcatgttttgtgaaatatttaattaaagagACGTATGAATGGCTGAACGagtcataatgacaatctgactgtaTAAAATGTATCACCATATTTTAGAAGAACAACATCAGATTCGCAATATGTTAAAACTAGAaaaacaagttctttttaatcagACAAACTCACCTGACGATCATCACAGGCAACTGAACTGAAGAAAATAGCccattagctagttagcagcctgttagctaagctagcacactgtcatataGTCTCTCCGAAATCCACCGCAAAAGTTCAGTTATTTTAAATTCCACACCAAAATTCTACTGAGGGGAGGAGATTCGAAGGCACATTGGATATCACagagattcccataggaatgaatggacctCCGGATGCCTCGTCTTCGTACACATACCTATGTGGAAATGAGGCATGAAGGTCACGTTTGAAATGAGCtgatctgtttttgtgtgtaaagggagtataaatgagggGGTTTTCAGTGACTTCTACAAAGGATGCTCCAACACATTCTGACCTTCAACTAACTTCAGTGAAATGTTTAAGGGCTGGAATGTTAAAAATGtctaataaaatatttgcacGTTTCTCTTTTTCCCAAACGTAAGGCACAGGAGTGGACCTAAAACTGAAACATTAACTCTAAAAGTTAATATGAGGGGTGTGAATATAACTACTTTATACAAAGTTGGGGCTGTTTAATCTGCGAAAACCCCAATCTcatgaaaacatttctgtctATAATTGAGTCCTATAAACCTTATTTTGCAGTGAAGACAAAATATTTTGACCAAATTTGTAATTTAAATCAACTTGCTTATTTTTTAATCTAGAAACGAGTGTCTATGTATTGAAACGGAAAAGAGTAAGTCTTGTCGCTGCACTTaaattgtatttacattgaaaaAGGTTGAAATACTCTTACACTGGCAGATATTTCTTCAGGTTTTCATGAGAAAATGACTTGGTGACAAGAGGAGTGTATCTTGTTTTAGAAGTTTATCATATCTTTTgtgaaaataatctgcaaaataaccagtaactacagctgtcagataaatgtagagaagtaaaagtataaagtacTCACATTAAGTAACCCAAAACTTAATTACAGTACATGGGCAAATTTATGTATACTACGTCTTTCAAATTCACCAAATGTCTGACTACGACACATCTTTACACTGAACCCGTGAAGTATACTTTTTCTGGTGTGTGCCACCGGGGCAGACCTTGGTTTATTAACCTGTTATCAGGCATTTACAAACTATCTCATTGTTACGTAGTGTgaagctctgtctctgtgctgtgctGCAGCCATCTGATGGTGACTCCTCTTAACTGGGTCATATAACTCTCACGCTGGAGCTCTCTCAAATTATTCTGAAGCTGAAACCAGTTTCTAACACTTAGGAGTATTTATTGCAATGTACTTTTTCTGTTAAAATAACTCCACCATTTAAGATACGTTTAAGACCAACGCTGGTCCAGGAGTCATTTGGCAGTTTGTCTACATAAACTCTCTGTTATATAACTCTGAGGCTGCTGGGAGGTGACAGGAAAGGGCTGAGGTCAACCCGAGGTCACGTCCTGAGAAACCTGGGCGCCCCCTGCCTCGCTGACAAACCTCTTGTCGCACAAGCAATAAAGCATCACTAATGAACTTAGCAGGAGGTTGTTACACTCGACCTTTGACCTTAACATTcctcacagcagcagagaagatCAGAGGTACAGGATCTGTACGCTGCATTTTTAGGTCATGTTTGTTGCACTGTTGGAGCTCACAGATACTTTGTCCTCTTTGGTTGACTGTGTTTGTGATTTTAAGTATTGATATGAAACTTTATTGATATTCACAAGAAAACAGGATTATTTCTGTTGAAAAATGTAGAAGACAATAAATAATAAGTTTGCATCTCACGttaaaagatgcagaaaaaaggATGCAGTTACAAAAACTAGTTTGCATTATTCACTTTTGGTGCAATACACGCGGCAGCAACACAGCAAGGTGTTGTTTTAAACTGTTGCTCAACACGTAAAAGAGTACTCACTGGTTTAGCATTGCGCTCCTGTAACATTGTCAGATTCATGATGGATAATTAAAGTGTAGATGCAGCAGAACCAAAGATATCATGTTTTTTGTTCCACACATTTGTCGTCCTTGTCAAAACATGGTGCCTGCatcacccacaatgcaacttggTTGGAGATCCAGGTATGTTATGCTAGTAGAGGCTAATGTAGCCTTGAGCCACCAGCCTCAAGCAGCAGTGTTGGAGCAGGGGGCGGCATCTAGGGCTCCAGCCCCAAATGTTTTCTTAAAAGCCACAAATCTTCTCGGTTTTTAAATCACCTTCAACTGTGTATCATTTCTCCTCCGTCTGTGTGACTAATCGGAAAATAAATTGAGCAAAAGGTTAACCAGACTGGTATGGAGAGATGTGGATTCAAGTACACAACTCAGAAACAGTTAAGTTGAAAAATCAAAAGTCTTTAGTTTCACAAAAGGTTCAGTACACAGGCAGGCAAACAATGCAGAAAGGACTAGAGAAAACGCAAGGACAAAAACCATGAGCGAGGATCCAAATTACCAGGAATGCTAACACTAGGAAAATTGCTGGAGCACTTGACACAAAGTTACAAAGCCAAACTGGCACAGGGAGCAGGGCACTCAGACTAAATACACAAGGGAGGCAGAGGTAATTGGACATTGGCTgagtaccaaaataaaatagGACATTGATCTAAATTATGAGAAGCATGACCTAGGAGCTTAACAAGACATGACAGAAGTTCTGCTGCTTCTCTGTAAGTAATTCTGTTTCTGACAAAATAGTAACATCAGAcagtttttgcctctttttaaatgacaggaGTGAAAATTAATCAccctcaacatttgttgtgttatggtttcagaatgataaagacagctggagaacattcattcattttctctaACTGTTTATCATGtcaggggtcgcgggggggctggagcctatcccagctgacgttgggcgagaggcagggtac is part of the Epinephelus moara isolate mb chromosome 10, YSFRI_EMoa_1.0, whole genome shotgun sequence genome and harbors:
- the tmem38a gene encoding trimeric intracellular cation channel type A; this encodes MEVLAALNLGEFAQVFSKMGMFPVFDLAYYIVSILYLKYEPGSVEVSRRSPVASWLCAMLYCFGSYILADIMLGSSPIDYFQHNSHILLASAVWYLIFYCPLNLFYKCVAFLPVKLVLVALKEVVRTRKIAAGVHHAHHAYHHGFFIMVITGYVKGSGVALMSNFEQLLRGVWRPETNEILNMSFPTKASLYGAILFTLQEAHWLPVAKSTLILFFTLFMATSKVVMTARHSHGSPFALIESWVCHLLFGSPLGGSEEDHHHAAAAAPSSPLKTKEELSEGARKRKAKKAE